From one Malus sylvestris chromosome 1, drMalSylv7.2, whole genome shotgun sequence genomic stretch:
- the LOC126624422 gene encoding uncharacterized protein LOC126624422: MSFRKQLSGNMKRKKKAKDNEIAESLRGSLNKFFSTKNESVENLRENNVGEEPQNVIGESHDHENGSDLEENVGDESQDHENGGDVDLNVDDDHIGVEENIESSEPIFHINIYDPRVWDGLNAEMRDLLVENGPIRETNLTYPKDKLSRKFSSHYYDRKLPTGEIYDRKWLVYSKELDKVFCFCCKLFKTIASKSELAKDGISDWRHLGVKLDQHEKSKEHLTNLRTWVELKSRLTTNQTIDKEFQMRIKKETNHWKQVMLRIIAVVKCLAIRNLAFRGTNERPYEDSNGNFLGLLEMIAEFDPIMQKHFRLIENKEIHHHYLSHKIQNELIATLASKVKTAIIKKVKEAKFFSVILDCTPDASHVEQMTLILRCVDLSSRSINIREYFMEFLSVEDTSGQGLFNELQDVLKSLDLDIDNVRGQGYDNGSNMRGKHQGVQKRLLDINPRAFYMPCGSHCLNLIVCDMASSCLKAKSFFGACQCIYTVFSNSTKRWNILLEHIDGLTLKSLSTTRWESHIESVKAIKSQVAQVRNALFTLVEITENPQLSRDAECLASGELSSFDFVLSLVIWYDILLKINMVSKKLQSEDMRLDVAVKALEALVTFFENYRETGFASAMRDAKEIALESEIDPVFQTKRHRPRKRHHDEVDGNEREQQSAEESFRTYYFLVIVDIALSQLKHRFEQLKAFEYIFGFLFDAPKLISLDDQQLKENCMNLEAHLKHGNTMDVDGADLCSELQVLQMMLPEEAFFSNNPWTSMEIANFVKETDMCPNVLIAYRVLLTVPVTVASAERSFSKLKLLKSYLRTTMTQDRLNGLAILCIEKDEIEDLEYDDIIDDFASKNARRQFLKG, translated from the coding sequence ATGTCTTTTAGGAAACAACTCTCTGgtaatatgaaaagaaaaaaaaaggcaaaggatAACGAAATTGCCGAAAGTTTAAGAGGATCTCTTAATAAATTTTTCTCTACAAAGAATGAGTCagttgaaaatttgagagaaaataaTGTTGGTGAAGAGCCACAAAATGTTATTGGGGAGTCTCATGATCATGAAAATGGTAGTGATTTAGAAGAAAATGttggtgatgagtctcaagatCATGAAAATGGTGGTGATGTGGATTTAAATGTTGATGATGATCATATTGGTGTAGAGGAAAATATTGAATCTTCTGAACCTATTTTCCATATAAACATTTATGATCCAAGAGTTTGGGATGGTCTTAATGCAGAAATGAGAGACTTGCTTGTAGAAAATGGGCCAATTCGAGAAACTAATCTCACTTATCCTAAGGACAAACTCTCTAGAAAATTTTCCTCACACTACTATGATCGAAAATTACCAACGGGTGAAATTTATGATAGGAAATGGCTCGTGTACTCAAAAGAGTTGGATaaagtcttttgcttttgttgtaaattgtttAAAACAATTGCCTCAAAAAGTGAGTTAGCAAAAGATGGAATTAGTGATTGGAGACATCTTGGTGTGAAACTTGACCAACATGAAAAGAGTAAAGAACATCTTACTAATTTGAGAACTTGGGTTGAGTTGAAAAGTAGATTGACAACAAATCAGACAATTGATAAAGAATTTCAAATGCGAATCAAGAAAGAGACAAATCATTGGAAACAAGTGATGCTTAGAATTATTGCTGTTGTGAAATGTCTTGCTATACGTAATTTAGCATTTCGTGGAACAAATGAAAGACCTTATGAAGACTCTAATGGAAACTTCTTAGGTTTACTTGAAATGATTGCGGAGTTTGATCCAATAATGCAAAAGCATTTTCGACTCATTGAGAATAAAGAGATTCATCACCACTATTTGAgccataaaattcaaaatgagtTGATAGctactttagcttcaaaagtcaaaaccgcAATCATTAAAAAGGTTAAAgaagccaaatttttttctgTCATTCTTGATTGTACTCCTGATGCAAGTCATGTGGAACAAATGACTTTAATTTTGAGATGTGTTGACTTGTCAAGTAGGTCAATAAATATAAGGGAGTATTTCATGGAGTTTTTAAGTGTGGAAGATACATCAGGACAAGGACTTTTTAATGAGTTGCAAGATGTCCTAAAGTCTCTTGATCTTGATATTGATAATGTGAGGGGACAAGGTTATGATAATGGATCTAACATGAGAGGGAAACACCAAGGTGTCCAAAAAAGATTGCTAGACATAAATCCCAGAGCATTTTACATGCCATGTGGTTCtcattgtcttaatttaatagtTTGTGATATGGCAAGTTCATGTCTTAAAGCAAAATCTTTTTTTGGAGCTTGTCAATGCATATATACGGTGTTTTCCAACTCTACAAAGCGTTGGAATATTTTGCTTGAACATATTGATGGTTTAACTTTGAAGTCATTGTCAACTACTCGATGGGAAAGTCACATTGAAAGTGTTAAAGCAATTAAATCCCAAGTAGCCCAAGTTAGAAATGCTTTGTTTACGTTGGTGGAAATTACTGAGAATCCCCAATTGAGTAGGGATGCAGAATGTTTAGCATCAGGAGAACTTTCCagttttgattttgtattaagtttggttatttggtatgacattttgttgaagattaacatggtgagcaaaaaattacaatcTGAAGACATGCGTCTTGATGTTGCTGTAAAGGCTTTGGAAGCACTTGTTaccttttttgaaaactacagAGAAACTGGTTTTGCTTCTGCCATGCGTGATGCTAAAGAAATTGCACTTGAATCGGAAATTGACCCTGTTTTTCAAACTAAACGTCATAGACCTAGAAAAAGACAtcatgatgaagttgatggtaaTGAGAGGGAACAACAGTCTGCTGAAGAATCATTTAGAACATATTATTTTCTTGTTATAGTGGATATTGCTCTTTCTCAACTGAAACACAGGTTTGAACAGTTAAAGgcttttgaatatatttttGGCTTCTTGTTTGATGCACCGAAGTTGATTTCATTGGATGATCaacaactaaaagaaaattgtatgaATCTTGAAGCACATTTGAAACATGGAAATACCATGGATGTAGATGGAGCCGACTTATGTTCCGAGTTACAGGTGTTGCAAATGATGTTACCTGAAGAAGCATTTTTCTCTAATAACCCTTGGACATCCATGGAAATAgcaaactttgtaaaagaaaCTGACATGTGTCCTAATGTCTTGATTGCTTATCGTGTACTGTTGACTGTACCTGTGACCGTGGCATCTGCAGaaagaagtttttcaaaattgaaattattaaaatctTACTTGCGGACCACTATGACTCAAGATAGGCTAAATGGATTAGCAATCTTATGCATTGAAAAGGAtgagattgaagacttggagtatgatgatataattgatgattttgcttcaaaaaaTGCCAGAAGACAATTTCTTAAAGGTTGA